GTCGACCCCATTCGATCGAAGTCCGGCGGAACCGCGATTTCGCCAGCCATGAATCCGGTCCGGCGAGCTCCTGCGAGTTCCGGCGTATTGATCGACACCACCTCGACCAACGGCCTGCCGTCCCGCGTGATGACGAACGGATCGCCG
The DNA window shown above is from Candidatus Palauibacter scopulicola and carries:
- a CDS encoding type II toxin-antitoxin system prevent-host-death family antitoxin; translated protein: MRTFEIHEARRHLSRLVQEAVDGDPFVITRDGRPLVEVVSINTPELAGARRTGFMAGEIAVPPDFDRMGSTEIESLFDADP